In Ischnura elegans chromosome 3, ioIscEleg1.1, whole genome shotgun sequence, the sequence CATCTCCTTCGTCATGAGTAAGGAGCACATATCATTCACTGTTTTATTCAGTGCCCCAGATAATGTCTGATTAGTGACATTCCTCATTAACATGTTTGTGGAGCGATCCCTCAAGTATCGAAACTGTAAGACATAAGATCATACATATTAGTGTACCATATGACCGGCAGCCCCCAATGCTAACAGCATGTGGCAAGGTAGAAAAGGCGATGTCCAAAAAGCATTTGGTAAACCTACCAGGAACTTCCTGTAGTCTACACTTCTTCCCAACTCCACCTCCACCATCCTGAGCTCATCCACTGTTTGGCATGGAAGAGAGTGCCACTCTTCCAATTCATTGTTACCGATATCATAACTGCCACCAGCAGTTGTGCCATCATCAGTACTAGCCAGAGGTAAACTCTGCAGTCTCAACGACAGGGCATCTATTTTCTCACTCACAGCTAAGCCATTTTTGGTGATGGTCTTTGATATGGAtgttaattgttttttaatatcaGCCAGTTGCATGTTGATGTCTTTAAACAtatctgaaatataaaataaattttgtgtcaTACATTTTAGAAATACATGACGCGGACTTGACTGACATAGGCTTCGTTTCACTTCACTAAGTCCTTACCCTTTACTAATGGATCCATTTCTGTGCGGCAGCCTAGGTTGGGCAACTCACCAATGCCCTCATTAACCTGCTGCACAACAGCTGCAGCCGGTGGCTGGCCCACTGCAACTTTAGCCTTGGCTGCAACGTTCCTATTGATTGCTAATGCACAAGAAAAGAAGAGAAGATCAATGAATAAGAAATACTTCGTAGACACTATTTTTATATAACACCTGGATGAAAAAAAACAGAGTCCTTAACAAACAGGGAACTCACTGGGAGACTCCACGACTGCCCGCACTACCCTGGCTTGTTGCTCCACCACATTATCCTTTGGTGTTGCCTTTTTCTTTGGGATAAATCCCACCGGGTGAGTTTGTGAAGGATTGGCCACAGTATTCCTATGGGTGGCTAATGTATAAGAAAAGAAGTTTGATGAGATATAAGAATAAACATCCCATAAAGATACCTCATCCTTACAAACAAAAGCAGAATCATAAACAACAAGGCAACTTACTTGTCATAGCTGAGCTGTATTGCATCCCAAGTGGGTTTTTTGGCTCCCTTCTTGCACCCATTGTTTGAACACCAGGCTCGGATGAAGATGCTGAGACAGATCTTGCTATGGCTCCAACCGCAGCCTTAGGATGAGGCCTAGGCAACTGGCTTCTCCCAGGGACACCAGGCCTGTACGAAGTGGACGTATGCACACCCACTGATGGTTCTGACGAAAGAGGTGAATGCAACATTTCAATAAAGTGCAACAGGTCTAACAAAGACCTATCAACTATCTCTTAAAGACATATGTACCTGGCGAATGAGGAGGATCACTAAGCCAACCATTATCTTCGTCTACACTCGTATCAGTGATGGGCTCGCTTGGGTAACGgatatttttagttttccttttccgcttcctctcctcaccagCCATGCTCTCCAATACCACCTCAAGGTCAGTGTCGCTACACTCAGCAGCCTTGCGCTCTACACTTACTGCTTCCAAATAAGAATCTGtggaaagtttttaattaaaagattTATGGTCCAAGTGGAAATCTATGCACATGACGAAAACCATGCTCATAATGAAAAGTAAGCACTACACACAGATACATACCAAAGGTGGGGGAAACAAACTTCACCCCCAGCATTTCCCAGTTGTCCTTGGGAGCAACCTCTTTATGGATCAGTCTGCTCATTGCAGCCCAGGAGTACCCAGGGGGTGGGTACCTTGTTACATTCTCACCAACTATCCAGCAGGCTGGAATTGTCTGGACAGTGACGTCCTTGAAATCCCGGTGAGGTAAAAACTCAGCCACCACAAATGGCatcctgaaagaaaatattgtatgtaaagaaatatagaaaataaaaaaaaacacaggcaAGACAACATAGTTTCAGTTACCAAAAATGCAAAGGGCAATGCTGACGATCATCCTGCGAAGGTTTCTCCAGCAATGTCCGTGAGTGCAGTTTTCCAGTAATTTGGCAAAGGTATTGGTGAAGGTGAGCAGCTAACATCCAAGGAAGATTATAGAAAATGGAAACCATGTCCACCCCATCAGTATTCTGCAGAACAATGGAAAGTACTATGTGGGGTGGAAGCAGAATTTATGAACTGTCTTCGCTCACTAAAGATGAACACCTGTAGTTGCCGGAAAACTGCACTCAACACTGATGATCATTATACATCAATGATGGAGGAGCTCACTAATATAAAAAGATTGGCCATCAGATTCATCAAGTAAGGGGATACACATTGCCTTCCTTTTAATACTCTTCACTGGCCACAAACGTGATGCTGTCCATCCCCGAGCTACATATATTCCCACATTCTTGGATGAAGAAGGTACTTCATAAAAGCTAGTAACATCACTGAAAGCTTTTCCAACAATTTGCACTTCAGTTCCTTGTGTGGCAATTAAAGTGATAATAACAATTTCACCGCTATCAGTAACCACACAGTTATCTGGTTGTTGGTCTGAAAATAGTAATGAGTTTAACTCATATTTGCTGTAACAAGGAGGCTGCAAACCAAAAGGGAGAACTCTTGGGATCCGCCAGCCTGCATGAGGCCTTGTCTTTGACTCCCTTATACGGTGATTAAACAAAGATGCCTCTTCAATGCGTCGCACAATCTGAGGAAGAGGAAGGTTTGGCTTCCGCACCAGTCTCTTTATTTTGCCTAGTGCATTCTCAAATTTAAAAGCACTAAATTTATCGACAGGCCCATGTAATCTTACATCATCTGCCAGATAGAGTAGTCCATGCACATTATATGATAGATGTTGCCGGCCGTACAATACACCAAACTTCTTCACAAAGTATTGAAGGAGGGATTTTGAATAATCTAAATTAACAAGGCAATCATTCCTGGCCAACAGTCTTAGGGCATAATGGAgagccaaaaaatgtttgtaaacattaATGTTTACAATATCTTTCGTTAGCAAGGGCCCAGTATACAGGAGAAAGGTACGAAATTCGGTAGCTTTCCACCGCTGCAAATGAACCAAAGATCTTGGTTTCCGTGAGAAATCTGCAGGTACACCTTGAGTGATGACAGCTACCCTCTCATTCAAAGATGCCACTTTTGCAGCTGGTAGTCTAACAAGGAGACTCCCTTTTACCCAAGCTAGAAGTATCTTGCGCATAACCCCTAGGCACACCAAATGCATATATTCGAACGGGAATTGTGAAACCATCTTTACCTCTGGAATGTCTAACAGTGGGGAATGCCCAATGTGATGGTCTTCATCTAACCTTAGGCGGAATGTAGCGTCAGACCTTAGAGGGGAACTAAGTTCATCGAACACCACTCTATTTTCCACATATTCCCCCTGTGAAGTGCACTTGCCACAACCAGAGTATCCCGTGTGTGATTTGATTTGGGCAACAAATGCACGAGCAGGGGCATCACAAACATATCATGTGACATCAACACGAAAATCGTCACCGTCACAATTGATGCCACTTGTTTTAAGTTCCCTCATCTCCTGGACATAGTCATGCAGAAACTCAGAGCACGAAGTGGGTTTACCATTGCCATGGAAAATGCCCACAGGAAAAGGTGGGATTACCGGAAAGTCTTCCAAGCACATCAAAATAACCCACACCTGACTGCTGGAGCTCTTTGCAAGAGGAAGGCCATCGACATTACACTGGAGTCTTAAGACTTGAATGCCACGAACATCGGGAGATTCTCTGATTATGCGCAATAAGTTCTTTTGCACTCCTATATGGCTGTAAGTACCACCACCAATGTGCTTGACAATAGAGCTACGCGGCGTTTTCAGCAAAGTTCTGGAGTCTGAGGGCAGGTACGTGAAACAGTGATGTCGTTTCAGCAACGTTAATAACTCATTGCATTTCCTCATTGAAACTCCTTCACTTGCCCATTCTGAAAGACCTTTTCGGAATTCTCCCAGATCGAAATTATCGTCTAACTCCGAATCTGACGTGGAGAAATCACTGCCTCCGTTTGCAGCTTCCTCCCCAGGGCTAAGGTCACCAGAATCGTCCTCAATGTCAGTGGGGTTACAATTACTTCCCCCTAAACTCTCAGCAGGTTCAAATTCATCAAGGACTTCACTGTCACTGTCTACGTCATTGTCACTATGCTGAATTGTGGAAGAGAGGTGTCTTTTATGCCTTCCCGAACATTCACTGTACGGCTTGTACCTACGATTCGGCATCGTTGACGCAACAGCAGTGAAGTAGTGTAGTCAAGATATCAGAGGAAAGAGGCAACTGCTGAATCAACCGCTTAAGGCGAACCTGccgatacaaaaaaatatactgtcATTCTACCCGACTACTACCTACGTGCCACATTTAcccaaattataacaaaagcagggttgataaaaatctgattttatttcaacaaaatcatttttgatgattttttaaaatcagattttattgatttaaatcgaattttattgaaataaatgaaatttatgattctccattcaaaaaatttcagttatttgcaaaactaactatttgggcagcatattggagaatgatcgtttgcagaaacaatatgaggcaacatactctaaacttaatacaacatttagtcgaTCAGGGGAGGGAACTATGGAAATGtgaatggtatcaaattaaaaattatgtcgccataatataaaattgccattggaagtatcatatgtgctatattatgcgatTCTAGAGCatatgaagttttaaaaaattctgcatctttgtatggtgcctacgcttaggagttaaatcagaaaacaattttttttcaatggatacactagtattctaaccaaagcctttttttttaatttcatgttacATGTATTCCTAcggtatcatttctatttaagagccagcATTGTGCtcataactgtcgattcattgtattaattaagaaataaaaatcaaaattatacactcacagcttccttttcttgactctttaaaaatcaaaaatatagatcacattatggttaaaatcacctgattttttaaaataaaaataaagtgatttaaatcaatcaaccctgaacAAAAGACTGCAAATTATTCACTACGGTGACTGTGGGAAAAAATACGGTAATCCATAGCCAACAGAAAGCTACTTTCTGAGATTTATTTCTACAATGTGTGTATTGCAATTATTGGTGAAGCACGTAGGTAACTTAAAGGACATGTTCATGGTTAAGGACGTATAGTAAATGGTTCAAGGACATGTATGGTTATATGGAAAGGCATATTCAGCGAGTTACGAAACATCCCGTTCAAGCAAAATTACGCTGCAACTGTGAATGTCGGTGACAGTAAATCTTAATCGAATGACCTATTTCGTTTGGATCTTCacaaatcttacaattagtactcattattacttatttctaacttatttcacattctgaACAACCCGACACAATAATTATACTGTTAACTGAATATTTATGAGGCAGGTAGCAAGACAGTTAGTGAAGGAAGTTATGGATTGCTTTCAGGACATAAATCTATGGACACTCGAAATAAATCTCGGAAAGACGCTTCTCGCTACACACATATTTAATTCACTATCACAGAGCGAAATCAAAATCGAAGGCCGAAGAGAAAAGACGGATGATTAATCATTCCAGAAGTATATATGGTTTCACTGTTTCAATTTGAATGCAAGCATTTGGTGTACGCTGATGCTTTCAGCCatggtgaaaggaaatatttgcctTACCAACCTCAAGTAACAATTAGATAAAAGTTTACCAAATAGAATAATTATTCCCAGCATTCCACGTGATTTTCAAACACACTCCCACCATACCATCAAAAACTGAAATTACGCGTCATATTATATAGGTATACAAATGCATAATCTGGAAAATATTCGACACTTACCTCAGACTTTCGCGGGAGCTTGAGACACGAGCGGTGCGAAGATATGTGGCCAGAAGAGTCCTCTCCTTGATATCTCCGATTACCCTCCGTAAAACCACACGCTGCAAATTTCTCCGAAGATTACCACGAACACAAATGGAAGAGCCTTGATAAAATTTGAAGTCCTGCTCCAATGTGCTTCCCCTTCAACTTACCACGTGTGAGCTTAAATAAGAGTTCAACACTCTAAAAACCCACGTCAGTTAAATACTGAATCACTGGTGAAAATACACACAGGGATGCAGCAAAAATGCAATAAACCGTGAGAGAGTTAAGTCCAAGAGCGCAGGGTCGAATTTAAGTCAAGAAGATACCGAACGGAACCGAAATGAGAATAATCCAAACGAGAGCAAGGTCAATTTATCAAAAAACCGTCAACGGTCAAATTAATCCGGATAACTGATCAAAAAAGAGTAAGCAAGAAAGAGCAAGTCCAAAAGAGCAAGGGTCAAAAAATCAAAGCAATCCAGATGAGCGTCCTTAGTATCAGCGAAGATGGCGTCTACGGAGGAAGTGATTTTAAAAACGTGGTGATCGGCGTGGGTTGTCGCTGTTCTCGTGGTGTACGTGATTCTCGTTGTTTTCGTGAATCTCTTGGTTCCCATCTTCGAAGAAGTGAACCAACAGCCCAACAGTCCGTTCCACAATTACCTATTTCACTCGCCAGAGGTCTcatggataagaaaaatataagacacttccttagtaagctacttcCCTATTCCCTCTTTTCAACTTATCTCTGTGTCTTACGTTGTGCTGGCTGGGTAGGGACCCCAaggacacaatttta encodes:
- the LOC124156640 gene encoding uncharacterized protein LOC124156640 produces the protein MPFVVAEFLPHRDFKDVTVQTIPACWIVGENVTRYPPPGYSWAAMSRLIHKEVAPKDNWEMLGVKFVSPTFDSYLEAVSVERKAAECSDTDLEVVLESMAGEERKRKRKTKNIRYPSEPITDTSVDEDNGWLSDPPHSPEPSVGVHTSTSYRPGVPGRSQLPRPHPKAAVGAIARSVSASSSEPGVQTMGARREPKNPLGMQYSSAMTTTHRNTVANPSQTHPVGFIPKKKATPKDNVVEQQARVVRAVVESPTINRNVAAKAKVAVGQPPAAAVVQQVNEGIGELPNLGCRTEMDPLVKDMFKDINMQLADIKKQLTSISKTITKNGLAVSEKIDALSLRLQSLPLASTDDGTTAGGSYDIGNNELEEWHSLPCQTVDELRMVEVELGRSVDYRKFLFRYLRDRSTNMLMRNVTNQTLSGALNKTVNDMCSLLMTKEMSMLFCMKGRATNKIAFEREFVNTLNVVFDVVRSKGAVGLSMDLASVSRSMGEWFRVSRQRVYGKSRIPVAEAAIEAYCESEEYEESEIQYFSE